The region GCGAGATCGCTCTGGTAATAGTCGTCGGAGAGCAGCGCGTCCGCGCGCAGCCGGAGGAACTTGGCGAAGGCGGCATCGCCGGCCAGGTCGGCGGCCTCGCGCAGCAGCTTGGCCGCAGGCTCTAGAAAATCGCGGTACGCGACCCGGTAGGGCACGCCCACCAGCTGCTCGCCTTTGCGCCGGATCACCGTCGCGCCGTTGTAGATCTCGTCGTTCTTCTCAGGATGCTGCTTCACGTATTGCTCGATCTCTTCACGCGTGAGCCCCTGGGGATAGAGGCCGCGTCCGGGCGAGAAGACCGCGCCCTTCACGAAGGGCTGGTTCTCCGCCAGCAGGTCGAAGCGGCTGCCCATGATGGTGAGCAGGCGGGTGAGCTTCTGGCTGGTGGCGTCCTGCTTCCCGCGCAACGCCTCGAGCAACTCGAGCGCTGGCGGATCGCTCTGCCGCCAGAAGATGTCTTCGAGAGAGCGCGACGCCAGCACCAGCTTCTCGACCATCTGGCGCTCGCGCGGCGTGATTCTCTGCTCCGAGAAGGTGATGGGATAACGCTTCCACTGCGCCAGGCGCTTGTCGAGCCCGGGCGCGGGCGTCACGGCGGCCGCCGTGACTGCGGTCTGCTTCTTCTTCCGTGAGTGCCGGGTCCTCGTCTTCGCGCTGGCGCTGTTAGGCATAAGGATGACGGCTAAGAGGAGAGCGGCGACGACCCCGCGCGGATCCATTCTCATAGCCCAACGATTCTAATGGGGAAGCCACACGCGCGGGAAGCTGCGCTATGATTGCGTTCGATGGCGAAGGGCGAGCACAGCGCGACGAAGGGCGAGCACAGCTCGGCGAAGGGCAAACAAGGCGCGACGAAGGGCAAACACAGGTCGCTGTGGCGGTGGACCGGCGGGCTGGTGTTGCTGGCCCTGATCGCAATCGCGGTGCCGACCATCCTGAGGAGGTATTTCCCGAAGTCGCCGGCCGAAGCGACGTTCGTCAGCAGCCTGCGCACCATCTGCACGGCGAACGTGTCTTACGAGTATCGGCATCCGAAGCAGGGCTACGCGCGGACGCTGATCGAGCTACGCGACGCCAACCTGATCGACGCTACGCTCGCCTCGGGATCGAAGGGCGACTACCGCTTCGACTATTCCGGCGAGCCCGACGACCACGGACAGGTGCAGCAGTATCACGTTATCGCGCGTTCCGTGGTGCGCGGACAACGCAGCGCCTACATGGACGATGGCTGCGTCATCCACACCACCAAGGAAGACCGCGCCGCTACGGCGACCGATCCGGCGCTCCAATAGAATGGCTGATGAAGCCATGCCTGCGAACGTTCCTCCGACCTCGTCTCCGACCTCGTCCCCGCGCCAGACGCTGCTCATCGATGCCGACGACACCCTCTGGGAGAACAACATCTACTTCGAGCGCGCGATCGCCGACTTCATCAGCTTTCTCAATCATCGCGCGTACACACCGGCGCAGGTGCGCGACGTGCTGAACGACGTGGAGCGCGACTGCATCGTGCAGCACGGCTACGGACTGCACTCCTTTGCGCACGCCTTGGTCGACACCTTCGAGCGCCTGGCGGTCGAGCCGCTCACGACAGGCCTGCACGAGACCATTCATGGATTTGCGCACGCCATCGCGGAACATCCCATCGAGATCATCGCCGGCGTTCCCGAGACGCTCGAATACTTGCGCGACCGCCACCACCTCATCGTGATGACCAAGGGCAACATCACGGAACAGTCCGGCAAGGTGGAGCGCTCGGGACTGAGACCGTATTTTTCCGCGGTCGAGATCGTCGCAGAAAAAGATGAGCCGACCTATCGCTCGATAAAAGACAAGTA is a window of Acidobacteriota bacterium DNA encoding:
- a CDS encoding HAD family hydrolase; this translates as MPANVPPTSSPTSSPRQTLLIDADDTLWENNIYFERAIADFISFLNHRAYTPAQVRDVLNDVERDCIVQHGYGLHSFAHALVDTFERLAVEPLTTGLHETIHGFAHAIAEHPIEIIAGVPETLEYLRDRHHLIVMTKGNITEQSGKVERSGLRPYFSAVEIVAEKDEPTYRSIKDKYGLAGDLTWMVGNSPKSDINPALAAGLNAVFVPHDNTWVLEHEEVAEPQTGARLLVVESFAALRAHF